The sequence CGAGCGGCAGATGGCGAATCGGAGTTTGTCCCCCGACATCCTGGACGAGGACTATCTGAGCTGGTGGGTCAGGAAGCTGCTCGTCTGAGCCGGCCCGGACCCGCTCGACGTATTGGAGGTGAGTATGAGCAAGGTCATATCACACGCGACGCACATCGTTGTGCTGACCGCTCTTGTCGCTCCGTCGTTCTGTGTGCCAGCTCGCGCGGCCGGCGATTCCGAACGCATGACCTATGCCCAGGCCAAGGCGCGAATCGTGCCACGTCCGTTGCCCGACTTCTGGATCGGTGACGTCAAGGGCCTTGCGGCACGGTTCGAGAGATTGACGAAAGGGGCGGTCAGCGTCATCGCGATCGCTCCCAGCGGCAGGCCCATGCATCTGGTCACCTATGGTGAGAAAGAGCCCGTCGAACGCAAAGCGAATTTCAACTCCGCCATTGGCGCCCGCCTGCCCGCCGCCTATCTGGACAAGGCCGCGAGAAGGAAGCCCGTGGTGTTCTTCATGGGCCCCGTCCACGGCCACGAAGTCGAGGCGCTGACCGGTCTGGTCAACCTCATCGAGATCATGGAGACGGGCAAGGACCTGCGCGGAAGGGACCAGAGCCGCCTGCAACAACTCGGCCTGCAATGCCGTCTCCTGATCCTCCCGGCCGGCAACCCCGACGGCATCGCACGCTTCGAGCCTCGGTCGCTGCAAGGGATGGAACGGAACGATCTTCGCTTCTGGGGCCAGGGCACCTGGAGCGACGATACGCTGTGTGGCTGGCCCCACGTCAAGCGACAGCATCCGCTTGTGGGCGGCAACGTCGGCTTCCTGGGCTGTTACTTCAATGACGCCGGCATCAACCCGATGCATGACGAGTTCTTCGCCCCGATGGGGCCGGAAGCACCCGCCATCCTGAAGCTGGCCTTTGAGGAGGGTCCTGATTTGGCCGTTTCGCTGCACAGCCACGAGCCGGTGCCGGCGTTGCTGAGGCCCGCCTATGTGCCGATGTCCGTCCAGCAAGACGTACGCTCGCTGGCCGAGAGGTATTACGCCCTGTTGGAAGAGCGGAACCTGCCGCACAGCAGCCTGCCCCAGGTCCGCGCTGAAGACAGCGAGTCGCCCAGCGCCTTCAACCTCACCAGTGCGCTGTACCATATCAGCGGCGCGACGCCGTTCACGTTCGAGTGCCCGCATGGAATCCAGGGCTTCTGCGAAGTGACGCACGAGCAGATCCTCGACATCCAACTGACCCTCTATGAGGCCATGCTGCAACATGAACTCGACAAGAAGAGGTGACATCATCGTCCGGGCGCTGTGGTCGATTCCGCTGTCTGCGGTTCTGCTCTGCGGTCTGGCCTGGGCTGAGGCACTCACACTGAACCAGAGCCCTGCTCAGCCGAGTGAATGGGGGTATCGTCCCGCCGAGGGCGTCGTCTCACCAACCGATCCGCCGAGCTTCAGTTGGCGTCCGGCTGACGGCCTGACTTGGGAGATCGAGTGCGCTCGCGCGCAAGACCCTCACGAGAGCGTCTACCGCGCCAGCGGCATCGAGTTCAGCGTGCACTGCCCGCCGCAGGTCTTCGGGCCGGGGCAATATACCTGGCGCTATCGCGGCCGGGACAGGGCCGGCCGTTACACGAACTGGAGCCAATCGCGTTCGTTCACGATCGCGCCCGATGCGGCCAAGATGCCGCTGCCTCGGCGCGCCGAACTTCTGGCTCGCATCCCCACGACCCATCCACGTCTGTTCCTGCGACCCGAGAATCTGCCCAGGCTCCGCGCGCTGGCCCAGGGCGAGATGAAGGCCGAATACGAGGCCCTCGTCCGGCAGTGCGACCGGATCCTGGCCGACCCGCCGCCCACCGCCGAGCCCCCGAAGTACCCGCCGGAAATGGAACGAAAGAGCGAGGAATGGCGCGTTATGTGGTGGGGCAATCGAACGTATACGATCAAGGCGCTCGACAGCGCCGCGACGCTGGCCTTCACACGCCTTCTGGGCGGTCAAGAGAAGTACGGCCACGAGGCAAAGCGCATCCTGCTTGAATGCGCCAAGTGGGACCCGAAGGGCAGCACCGGCTACCGCTACAACGACGAGGCGGGCATGCCGTATAACTACTATTTCGCGCGGACCTACAGCTTTGTCAACGATCTGCTCAGCGAGGATGAGAAGCAGATTTGCCGCGATTTGATGAAGATTCGCGGCGACGAGATGTACAACCACCTGCACCCGCGACACCTCTGGCGGCCCTATGCCAGCCACTCCAACCGCGCCTGGCACTTCCTCGGCGAGGTCGGCATCGCCTTCCTGGGCGAGGTCGAGGGGGCCGAGGACTGGGTCTGGTTCGCAACGAATGTGTTCTTCAACGTCTATCCCGTATGGAGCGACGACGACGGCGGCTGGCACGAAGGCACCTCCTACTGGGCCAGCTATCTGAACCGCTTCACCTGGTGGGCTGACGTCATGCGCGAGGCGATGGGCATCGACGTTTACAGGAAGCCCTTCTTCTCGAACGTGGGGTACTACGCGATGTACCTGATGCCGCCGGGCAAGGTCGGCGGCGGCTTCGGCGATCTGACGGCCCGACGCACGGCCGCACAGAATCGGCAACTGATGACCGTCCTGGCCACGCAAGCCCAGAACCCGCACTGGCAATGGTACGTCGAACAGGTCGGTGGCCCTGATTCGGCAGGAGGCTACATCGGTTTTGTCCGAGGCCTGCTTCCGGCGGTGCAACCCGAGGCCCCCGACGATCTGCCGACCTCTCGGCTGTTCGCGGGGACGGGCCAGGCCTATCTCAACACCGACCTCACCGACGCCGCCGAAAGCGTGCAAGTCGTCTTTAAGTCGAGCCCCTTCGGCACGCAGTCGCACGGCTACGAGGCGAACAACTCGTTCCTCCTGTGGGCCTACGGCCAGCGGCTGCTGATCCGCTCGGGCTACCGCGACATCTACGGCAGCGACCACCATCAGAACTGGATGTGGAGCACCCGCTCGACCAACTGTATCACCGTCAACGGCCGGGGCCAGCGCAAGCACACCGCCACCGCCCAGGGGCAGATTACGGCATTCGAAACAACACCGACCATTGACGTCGTCGTCGGTAACGCCGGCGACGCCTACGAGCCCGAAGCGGGTGTCGAGCTGTTCAAACGCGCGATGCTCTTCGTCAAGCCCGATCTGATCGTCGTCTACGACCGTCTGAGAACATCCGAGCCTTCGACGTTCGAGTACTGGCTCCACGCAATCAACGAGTTTGACGTCGGCGGCGCGAACCACATCCACGTCAAGAATGGAGACGTCGGCTGCGCGATCAGCATGCACTGCCGCAGCCCGCTGGCGTTCGAACAGACCAACGAATACGACCCCAACCCGCGTCCGAGGATCACGCTTCGCGAGTGGCACCTGACGGCCCGGACTACACAGAAGGCGAAGGACATGGAGTTCATCACCGTCTACCGCCCATACAGGACAGCGGAAGGATACATGGGCACCTCCGGCTTCCAGGCCATCCCCGGCGGCTACCTCTTCACCGCCAGTTCGGCCACCGGCCAGCTCACCGCCCTGCTGCCCACCGACGACACGACGACGATGGAGTCCGGCGATCTCCGCACCACCGGCGCCATCCAACTCAAACTCGACCGCCCCGGCCACGAGCCCCAAATCCTCACGGTTGCTGAACGCGTTTCAGGCGGGCGAGGTCAGATGCAATGACCACGATTCGAATCGCTAAAGAACGGGCAAAGCATAACCACTGCAGATGACCGCCATGTCAGGCGTCCAGGGAGACGTCGCCGGCGTTGTAGACGAGAATTACGTCGCCGGGGAGATCGACAATCGGCTGAAACTGGGGAATGAAGGGATCGGAGTCTTCGTCGGGCAGTTCGAACCCAACGAAGAGCACGGCCGAGGGTTGCATCGCGGCGCGCACAGCGTCGAGGGCGGTTTCCGTCGGCACGATGACAAGGTCGGCTTCGATGCGGGCCCGTGAAAGCAACTCGTCCATCTCTTTCTCGATATTCTGGATATCGGCCTTTGGCGCAACGGGGCGAATGATGCGCAGCGGGCGATCTCGCCATTCATTGTTTCGCGTCAGCAAATAGGCGAGCAGAAGCATCAGCGCGCCGTTCTTCTGCGAGGTCCACCACACGTTGATGGCGCCGTCGGGAATATAGGCTTTCTCCTGCTCCTGCTGGCAGGCGATGATGATGAGGCTTCGTTTCATTCGCTTCGTGATGGCGAGGGTCTCCGAGAAGACGCCCATATTGTCGGGGTCCTCGCTCCAGCCGAGCATCACGGTGTTCGGACGCATCCCGCCGATGCCGTGGCATTGCAGCAGCGCCTTGATGGCTGCATGGATATCTTCCTCGACCACGACCACGGGAAAGGCGGGAACGTCTGCTTCGAGGATCGACTTGCGGAGAATGTTCTCCGCCTCCCGGCGGCGGTCGAGAAGATCCTCGAGTTCCCCGCGAATGACCTGCGCGATGGAGACAATCCCCCGGTCGGTCGTGAACCACGAGGCATATTCACAGAGGTGCAGACGGTTCCTGGCCCCGCCGGCGAGGACGAGAACGGACGGACGCCAGTTCTTCGGATGGTAGCGCTCCCGCTCCAGACGCAGAAGCGCCTTGCGGGCGCGCTGGTAGGCCAGTCCGCTGCCCACGTCGCCCCACTTCACCTGGACCTCGTGACGTGCGATGAAGAAATAGAGCGCGCCGGCAAGGACAATCGAGACAGCCGCCCAGACGGCATTGATCAGGAACATAACCCCCAAACACCCGATAGCACCGAACAGGGCGACTGACCAGTGGTTCAGCCGGAACGTGGGCCGAAAGCTCGGGTTGTTCGAGCGACCCTCGTAGAAACACGCCAGGTTCACAGTCCCGTAGGTCATCAGGAAGAACATCGTGATGACAGGTGCGACCGTGTCGAGGTCGCCGGCCAGGATGCCGACCTGAGCGATGAGGAAGGTCAGAACGGTGGCGCGCCGAGGCTCATCCCTGCGCCGGCTGCCCCTTCCGAACCAGTACAGAGGTCGAAAGACCTTGTCGCGAGCAAATGCCTGCAAAATCCGGGGGGCGCCCATCATGCTGCCGAGGGCGGAGGAAAGTGTGGCACAAATGACCCCGGCATAAATCAGGGCCGGG comes from Anaerobaca lacustris and encodes:
- a CDS encoding M14 family zinc carboxypeptidase: MSKVISHATHIVVLTALVAPSFCVPARAAGDSERMTYAQAKARIVPRPLPDFWIGDVKGLAARFERLTKGAVSVIAIAPSGRPMHLVTYGEKEPVERKANFNSAIGARLPAAYLDKAARRKPVVFFMGPVHGHEVEALTGLVNLIEIMETGKDLRGRDQSRLQQLGLQCRLLILPAGNPDGIARFEPRSLQGMERNDLRFWGQGTWSDDTLCGWPHVKRQHPLVGGNVGFLGCYFNDAGINPMHDEFFAPMGPEAPAILKLAFEEGPDLAVSLHSHEPVPALLRPAYVPMSVQQDVRSLAERYYALLEERNLPHSSLPQVRAEDSESPSAFNLTSALYHISGATPFTFECPHGIQGFCEVTHEQILDIQLTLYEAMLQHELDKKR
- a CDS encoding DUF4962 domain-containing protein — encoded protein: MNSTRRGDIIVRALWSIPLSAVLLCGLAWAEALTLNQSPAQPSEWGYRPAEGVVSPTDPPSFSWRPADGLTWEIECARAQDPHESVYRASGIEFSVHCPPQVFGPGQYTWRYRGRDRAGRYTNWSQSRSFTIAPDAAKMPLPRRAELLARIPTTHPRLFLRPENLPRLRALAQGEMKAEYEALVRQCDRILADPPPTAEPPKYPPEMERKSEEWRVMWWGNRTYTIKALDSAATLAFTRLLGGQEKYGHEAKRILLECAKWDPKGSTGYRYNDEAGMPYNYYFARTYSFVNDLLSEDEKQICRDLMKIRGDEMYNHLHPRHLWRPYASHSNRAWHFLGEVGIAFLGEVEGAEDWVWFATNVFFNVYPVWSDDDGGWHEGTSYWASYLNRFTWWADVMREAMGIDVYRKPFFSNVGYYAMYLMPPGKVGGGFGDLTARRTAAQNRQLMTVLATQAQNPHWQWYVEQVGGPDSAGGYIGFVRGLLPAVQPEAPDDLPTSRLFAGTGQAYLNTDLTDAAESVQVVFKSSPFGTQSHGYEANNSFLLWAYGQRLLIRSGYRDIYGSDHHQNWMWSTRSTNCITVNGRGQRKHTATAQGQITAFETTPTIDVVVGNAGDAYEPEAGVELFKRAMLFVKPDLIVVYDRLRTSEPSTFEYWLHAINEFDVGGANHIHVKNGDVGCAISMHCRSPLAFEQTNEYDPNPRPRITLREWHLTARTTQKAKDMEFITVYRPYRTAEGYMGTSGFQAIPGGYLFTASSATGQLTALLPTDDTTTMESGDLRTTGAIQLKLDRPGHEPQILTVAERVSGGRGQMQ
- a CDS encoding amino acid permease; the encoded protein is PALIYAGVICATLSSALGSMMGAPRILQAFARDKVFRPLYWFGRGSRRRDEPRRATVLTFLIAQVGILAGDLDTVAPVITMFFLMTYGTVNLACFYEGRSNNPSFRPTFRLNHWSVALFGAIGCLGVMFLINAVWAAVSIVLAGALYFFIARHEVQVKWGDVGSGLAYQRARKALLRLERERYHPKNWRPSVLVLAGGARNRLHLCEYASWFTTDRGIVSIAQVIRGELEDLLDRRREAENILRKSILEADVPAFPVVVVEEDIHAAIKALLQCHGIGGMRPNTVMLGWSEDPDNMGVFSETLAITKRMKRSLIIIACQQEQEKAYIPDGAINVWWTSQKNGALMLLLAYLLTRNNEWRDRPLRIIRPVAPKADIQNIEKEMDELLSRARIEADLVIVPTETALDAVRAAMQPSAVLFVGFELPDEDSDPFIPQFQPIVDLPGDVILVYNAGDVSLDA